The Tautonia plasticadhaerens nucleotide sequence TGATCGGCCTGCCCGCCTCGCTCTTCCTGCTCTACGCGGCCACCTTCGCCGTGACCTGCGTCGGCCTCCGGGCCCTGGCGAGGGCCGCCTGGCCGGGGTCGGGGGAGTGGGCCGGGATCCTGACGGTCGCCCTCGTCCTGCTGGCCGACGCCGGCAACGTCGGCACGAACCACCTGTTCGAGCCGATGCTGCTGGACCGCCTGATCGGCTTCGGCCTGGGCTGGGTGGCGCTCTCGGGGTTCGTCCGGGGCCGGGGGGGGATCGGCGGCGCGGCCCTGATCGGCCTGGCCGGGCTGGTACACCCGTCGGTGGGGATCCAGCTCGGGATGCTGCTCGGGGCCGGGTGGGTGGCCTGCCTGATCCGGCCGGGGACGCTGGGGGTCGGTCGGCGATCGGCCTGGCTCGGGATCGGGGCGCTGGGCCTCGCCCTGCTGCCGACGGTCCTGATCCAGGCCCCGCAGAAATCGGCCCTGTTCGACGGGCTCGACCCGGAGACGTTCCGCCTGCTGAGCTTCCACGTCCAGGGGCCCCAGCACATGCTGCCGGGGCTCTGGCGGGGGATGCAGTGGCTCGCCTGGTTCGGGTATCCGGCGCTGGCCGGGTTGACGCTCCTCGCCAACGGCCGGCCGATCTCGATCGAACGCCTCCGACTGTCGGCCCTGCTCGGCCTGCTCTTGCTCGGGCTATCGACGAGTTGGGTGGCGGTCGAGGTGCTCGAAGACCCCCGGGTCACCGTCTTCCAGCCGTTCCGGATGGCGACGATCGCCCGGGGGCTCTGCCTGGTGCTCGTGGCGGAGCGGGTCCGGTCGCACTGGCGGGCCGGGGGGCTGCCCGGGACGCTCCGGGGCTGCCTGCTCGTTGCCGGGCTGGGGAGCGACGGCTCGATGGTCGTCGCCGTGCTGGCCGAACTGGCCTGTTCGCTGGGGGATCGGCTCGCCCTCAAGCTGAGGGGACTGCGGTCGGACGCCCGGCTCGACGCCCCGTCGTCGGCCCCCTCACCCGGGCTGCGCCCACCCTCTCCCCCGAAGACGGGGGCGAGGGTCGGATTCGGACCCCCTCTCCCCGCTCGCGGGGAGAGGGACGGGGTGAGGGGTCTTGGGTCGGACGCCGGGCCCGGGGCGATCGCCGGCCTGGTGGTCCTCGTCGTAGGCCTGGCGTATCTGGCCCGTCACGACCCGGAGTCCGGCCAGTGGCCGCTGCTCGGGGGGATCGTCCTGGCGGTGGCCCTTTGGGGGATCCGACGCCGATGGGCCGCCCCTCGATGGACGATCGGCCGGGCCCTCCGGCTGGCCGCCGTCTCCTACACGGTGCCCGCGCTCGCCCTGCTGGCCGCCCTGCTGCCGCCCGAGGGAACGCCCGCCTACCGGGCGGCCCGGGAGGCGCTCATCAGCCGGTGCCGGTTCGGGGAGTCTCCCACGGACGACGTCGAGCGGCTCGCCCTCTGGGCCCGGGCCCACACGCCGGAATCGGCCCGGTTCGTCGGCCCTCCGGGGCCGAAGACGTTCCGCCTCTGGTCGCGCCGGGAGGTCGCCTTCAACCGGGCCGCCGGCCCGTACGACGCCACCGGCCTGGCCGACTGGGCCTCCCGGTTCGCCGACCACGTCGCCTTCGACGGACCGACCGAGGCCTTCGCCCTCGCCTACCTTTCCGACCGCCACGCCCTGGAACGCCGCTATCAGCAGATGTCCGACGCCGATCGGGCCGCCCTCGCCCGTCGCCAGGGGGCCGACCACGTCCTCGCCGCCGCCCCCGACGGGCCGCCCGACCCGGCCTCGCCGCTCGAACTGCTCCGGGTCGACGGCCGGTATGCCATCTACCGGCTCCGCGACGAGGCCAGGCCCGGGCCGATCCCCGCCCTGGCCCGACGGGGGCGAATGCCACCGCAGGACCGGGTTGCCGTCGATTGAACGCCTGATCGTCGCTCCTCCTCCCTCTCTTCTCCGAGTCTCTGCGCCTCTGCGTGAGGTCCCCTCCCCGCCCCCCGGGTGTGCGGCCCGAAATCCTCCGGCTAGAATGTCCCCTCCCGAGGGGGCCGGCCGTCGCGTCGCCCCGAACCCGAGATCGACCCGCACCGAGCCCCCGCCATGACCGACCTCGCCCCCGGCTCGCACGCCATCCTCGTCCGGGGCCTCCGCAAGGTCTACCCCGGCCGCACCGGGCCGGTGACGGCGGTCGATGGCCTGGACCTGGAGGTCTTCCCCGGCGAGTGCTTCGGCCTGCTCGGGCCCAACGGCGCGGGCAAGACGACCACGGTCGAGATCCTCGAAGGGCTGAACGAGCCGACCGAGGGAGAGGTCGAGGTCCTCGGCCGGCGCTGGGAGGCGGAGGCCGACGACATCCGGGAGCGGATCGGCGTCACCCTCCAGGAGACCCGGTTCCCCGAGAAGATGACCGTCCGGGAGCTGCTCCGCCTCTTCCGCAGCTTCTACCGATCGGGCCCCGATCCCGACTCGCTGCTGCCGCTGGTGTCGCTGGAGTCCAAGGCCGACACCTACGTCGAGACCCTCTCCGGGGGCCAGCAGCGTCGGCTCGCCGTGGCCCTGGCGCTGGTGGGAGACCCGGAACTGCTCTTCTTCGACGAGCCGACCACCGGCCTGGATCCCCAGGCCCGCCGCCAGCTCTGGGACGTGGTCCGGGGCCTCCGCGAGAAGGGGCGTTCCATCGTCCTGACCACGCACTACATGGACGAGGCCGAGCGGCTCTGCGACCGGATCGCCATCGTCGACCACGGCAAGGTGATCGCCCTCGGCGCCCCCGACGAGTTGATCTCCCGGCTCGGCGGCGAGCACATCGTCGAGTTCAGCCTCGGCGGCGACGGCCCCCCGGCCGACCCGGCCTCCTTCGACGGCCTGCCGACGGTCGCCTCCTCCCGGCTCGAAGGCGAGGGCTACGCCCTTTCCGTCGTCGAGCCCCACGCGGCGATCCCGGCCCTCCTCGCCCTGCTGGAGCAGCAGGCCCGCCCGCTCCTCCGACTGACCACCCGCCGCGTCAGCCTCGAAGACGTCTTCGTCGACCTCACCGGCCGACACCTCCGGGACGACGGCCCCGAGGCCGCCAACGGCGGCGAGGCCCCCGCCAACGGCCGGGGGAGACGGAGGAGGTCGAGGGCGGGGTGAAACCGGGGCATTCAGGAGAGGTGCTCGTCGATGGACCGGTTCGCCCACTGTGGCAACGGCTTTACCGTCCTGTCGGGGGGCGATTGCTCCTTCGGGCTTCGATTTCGGGAGCTGTGGAGTACGAGCATGGTGCGCATGGCCTGGACGTTCGCTGCGGTCGTCCTCCTCCCGATAGTGGGAAACGGGGAGGAGATCCCCGTCGACCTGGAGGACTGGATCGCGACCGCCCCGCCCGAGATCGATTCCGAACGCGGGGTTGCCGCAGAACAGGACATCGAGCACGAATGGGTCGTGCTGCTCCGCGACGGTCGCCCCCGGGTAGCCTTGCGGAACCAGGCGATCGAGGTCTTCGGGGGGCTTCCGTTCCGGATCGAGCCGGGCTCATCCCGCGACGGGCTGGCGGGCAGGCGATTCCGCGTCGAGGTCGCCGACGGCTGGGTCGTCGCGTTCAATGGCGGCGAATTCGGGGCGGGGCTCTGGTGGTTCTCGGCCGACGGGACCGACCGATATCGGATCGCGGAGGCCTGGGTCGAGGGCTTCATCCGGACGGCGCCCGGCCTCTTCGCCCTGGAAGGGCTTGCTCACGGGGATGTCAACCGGGGGCGGCTCCTGCGGATCGCTCGCGAACCCGGGAGCCGCTGGAGTGCCGAGGAGATCGTCGACCTGGGCCAATTGCCCCAGGCCGCCACGCTCGATACCGATGGGACGTTGCTCGTGGTGACTTTCGATCGGCTCCTCCGGGTCGATCCATCCCGGGCGGAGATCGAGATCCTGCTCGACCAGGCCTTCTGGCACTGGCTGGATCCCAACTCGATCGTCGTTGCCCCGTCGGGTACGATCTGCCTGGGCATGCGGCATGGCGTTGCCAGGGTCGAGATGACGGCCGAAGGCCGTCGAGTCCGCTGGCTCCTGCCGAATCGAACGTTCGACGAGATGAAGCCGATCGTAGGGTTCAAGGAAGAGTAGGATCGGCCCTTGGATTGTCTCGATCGGACGGCAGATCCCGGCGTGCCCGGACGGAATCGCGTTCCCAACGCCCCCTCCCTCCCAGCGACCCTCACCATGCCCCGCTCCTCCCTCTGGCAGCTCTACGTCGCCCGGCTCCGGGAGTTCTACCGGCAGCCGGCCCGGATCTTCTGGGTCTACGGCTTCCCGATCGTCCTGGCCGTGGTGCTGGGCCTGGCGTTCAACTCGGGGGGGGAGCCGGAGACGGTGGTCGTCGACGTCGTCGACTCGGGGGAGGCCCGGACGATCTTCGGCCTGCTCGGCGCCGCGGCGGCCCCCGAGGGGGGGAGGGTCGGGGTCGTCATGAACCTGATCGGGCCGGAGGAGGCGAGTTTGAGGCTCCAGCGGGGGCAGACGCCGCTGGTGGTCGAATCGACGGGCCCGGATGCGGTCGAATACCGATACGACCCGACCCGGCCCGAGGCGCTCGCCGCGCGGGCGGCGTTCGACGACGCCTATCAGCGGGCCCTCGGCCGGGTGGACGTGGCCGAGACGACCGAGTCGATCGTCGACGACCCCGGCTCGCGCTACATCGACTTCCTCATCCCCGGCCTGATCGGCGTGAACGCGATGGGGGGGGGGCTGTGGGGGGTCGGCTTCCTGCTCGTGAACTTCCGGATCGGCAAGCTGCTCAAGCGGTTCCAGGCCACGCCGATGCCCCGCCGCAACTTCCTGCTCGCCGTGCTCGGGGCGCGGCTGACCTTCCTGATCCCGGACCTGCTGATCCTGCTCAGCCTGGGCGTCTTCGGCTTCGGGATGCCGGTCCGGGGGAACCTCGGGCTGGTGGTCCTGATGGACGTGGTCGGGGCCCTGGCGTTCGCGGGGATCGGGCTGCTGATCGCCAGCCGGGCGCAGACGACGGAGACCGTCAGCGGGCTGATGAACCTGGTGATGATCCCGATGTGGCTCTTCTCGGGGGTCTTCTTCTCGTATGAACGGTTCCCCGACGCGATGCTGCCGTTCATCAAGCTCCTGCCGCTGACGCAGCTCGTCGACGGCCTACGACGGGTGGTCCTCGAAGGGGCCGGGATCCTGGAGGTCGGGCCGAACCTGATCGTCCTCGGCGCCTGGGCCGTCGCCAGCTTCCTGGTCGCCCTCCGGATCTTCCGGTGGAGCTGACGGGGGGGCGTCGGGCGCCGGCCCGGTTTCGGGCACCGGCTCCCGGCGGATGACCGGCTTGCGGAAGACGTCGACGAAGTCCCCCCAGAAGCCGGGGGGGCCGTGCGAGTCGGGCAGGGGGGGCACGTCCTCCTCGTCCACGAGCTGGGCGAAGAAGGACGCCTTGGCCAGCAGCTCCACGTCGAGGAACCGGGAGGCCGATTGCGGGGGCAGCAGCTCCAGCGCCTCCCGGCGGTGCAGGCGGCAGGGGGAGTGCACGTCCTTCAGCGGGATCGCGAACAGCAGGGCCCAGGGCCACGCCGCCAGCCAGCGGAGGATCCGCCCCGGCAGCGACCTTCGACGGCGGCCGAGGACGTGGTCGCAGCGGTCGATCGCGTCGAGCAGGGGCCTCAGGTGGGCCTCGGTCCAGGGCTCGGTCGCCGAGGTGACGAGCACGATCGGCAGGTCGGCGCCGTCGAGGGCCCGGGCCAGCCGATCGGCCCGGGACTCGTGCCGGTAGGGCTCGACCACCACCTTGATCGGCCGGCCCCGGCCGCCGAGCAGGCGCCGGAGGCCCTCGGCGACGGCCCCGGCCTTCGCCTCGTCCTCGGTGAGGACGACGGCCCAGATGCCGGCCGACTTCGGCAACGGGGCCCGGATGGCGTGGGCGTCGAGCGGGTGGAGCGGCTCCCCGGGCGACTCCCCGGAGGGGGAGACGACCTCGGTCGCGGCGATCGTCGCCACGGCCCCGGCGTTGGTTTCGGCCCCGGCCTCGGCCTCGGGGGTCCTGGTCGAGGGGTCCAAGGGCTCAGGCCCTCCCGAGGGTGGCGGACCCGGCGGGAAAGCCGGCCGGGGCCGGCTCCCGGCCCTCCCGGAACCGGGAGACCGCCTCGGCGAAGCCCTCGACGAGCCTCCGGGCGACCGGGCCGGGCGTGCCGTCGCCGATCGGGGCCTCGTCGATCTGCGTGACGGGGACGATCTCCAGGGTCGTGCCGCTGAGCATCACCTCGTCGGCCCGCTTCAGGTCGTCGAGGGAGATCTCGGCCTCGGCGAAGGGGAGGCCCAGCGCCTCGGCCAGCGTCAGGAGGAACCCCCGGCTGGTGCCCGGCAGGATGCCCGGCCCCTCGGGGGTGCCTTCGAGCCGCCCGCCCCGGGCCCACAACAGCGAGGAATGCGTCGCCTCGGTCACCATCCCGTGCCGGTCGACCAGCACAGCCTCCATGCAGCCGAGCCGGTGGGCCTCCTCGTTGGCGAGGACGTTGCCCAGCAGGTTGACCGACTTCACGTCGCAGCGCCGCCACCTCAGGTCGGGGCGGCTCACCAGCGGCACGCCGGCCTTCCGCAGCTCGGCGGTGGCCGCGTCGTCATACGGGCCGACGACGATCAGCTCCGTCGGCGGGGTGCCCGGCTCGGGGAAGCGGTGGCGTCGGGGGGCCACGCCCCGGCTGATCTGGATGTAGACCGTCCCCTCCCGGACCCCGCTCGCCGCGATCGTCTCGCGGATCCGGACGACCAGGGCGTCGAGGTCGACGCCCGAGATCTGCATCTCGCCCAGGCTGCGGCGGAGGCGGGCCAGGTGCTCGGCCTCCAACCACATCCGGCCGGAGTAGAGGCGCATGACCTCGTACACGGCGTCCCCGAAGAGGAAGCCTCGGTCCCAGATCGGGACCTTCGCCTCGGAGGCCGGCATCCGATCGCCGTTGAGGCAGGCCAGGGGCTCGATGGGCATGGGGGCTCTCGAACGCTCGGGCGGGAGGAGTGGATGGGGTCGGTCCCGGTCAATCCCGCCCACGATACCCGCCGGGCGGGGGGCGGGGCAAGCGTCGCCGACGCCCCCCCGGCCGGGGCCGATCGCCCGGCGGATCCGGGACTCGCCTCGCCCGGCCCGGGGGCCGGCGACGCGTCCCCCGGCCCGGCTCAGGGGGCGGAGCCCGCGAGGGCCCGGGGGGCCGGCAGGAGGGGTCCCTCCAGGCGGTCGCCGAGCTTCTGCAGGGCGCGGATCTCCAGCTTCCGGGCCCATTCCCGGGTGATCCCCAGCCCCTGGGCGATCTGGCCGAGGCTCTGGGGCATCTCGTCGTCGAGGCCGAGGTGCCGGGAGATGATGGCCAACTCCCGCTCGTCGAGCCGGCCGAGCCGGCCCCGGAGCACGCCGGCCTGGTCCTGGGCCTCGACCGGGGCCTCGGGCCGCTCCTGGTCGGCGGCGGCCTCCTCCAGGGCCATCGACTCCTCGACCGAGCCCCCGGGCAGGAACTGGTGGGTCAGCAGCGCCTGCTCGACCATCTTGCGGCGGGACTCGTCGAGCCCGAGGGCCTCGGCCAGCTCGTCCCGGGTCGGCGGCCGACCGTGCCGGCGGAGGTGCTCCTGCTCGGCCCTGCGCCACTGCGTCAGCAGGCTGATCATGTAGCTGGGCAGCCGGATCGGGGCGCCGTCGATGTTCAGGGCGCGGCGGATCGACTCCTTGATCCAGTACGACGCGTAGGTGCAGAACCGCACGCCGACGCCCGGGTCGAACTGCCTCACCGCCCGGATCAGCCCGAGGTTCCCCTCGCCGATCAGGTCGTCGAAGTCCAGCCCCCGGCCGCGGAAGTGCTTCGCGATCGCGACGACCAGCCGGAGGTTGGCCCGGACGAAGCGGTGGAAGGCCTCGGTGTCCCCCCGGGCGACCGCCTCGGCCAGCGCCCGCTCCTGCTCGGCCGTCAGCAGCGGCTCGTCCCCGAGGTCCCGGCTGCAGAGGTCCCGGGACTCCGCCCGGCTTGGTTGCCCCTCCTTCCGGGGCGAGTGCCGCGGCGAGGGCCGGGGCGAACTCCGGGGGCTCGAGGTGCGGGGCCCCCGACGGTCCTGCCGCGCGGGGCGGCCCGAAACTCGGACGCTGTCGATCATGGTGGTTCGTCCTCGACCGGGGGTGGCCGCTACCGGGCCACCGCGTGACGTGGGTCGTCGGCCCGGGCCGGGTCGCCGGGCAGGAACGGCCGGGTCCTTCGGGGCGGGATTCGGCGTCGAATCCCCCTCGCCCTTCGGGCACTCGCCCCGGTCCCGTCGTCTTCCTCGGGGTCACCGACCCGCGGGGAGGTTCGGGAGAGGCGTCGCGTGCCAAATTAGAGTGTCAAGGATCAGGGGGAGAGTCAAGCCAAAAATACGTCGATCCGGCGGATTTAATCCGTTTGCGGCGGATCTTGTCGGCCAGAAATGGCTTACGCCCCGCCGTCGGCCGGGCCGACGGCGGGGCGTACGGGGGAGGTGTCGAGGGCGATCCGCTTATTCCTTCTTCGCGAGCGCCTCGTCGAGCTGGGCCTCGGCCTCGGCGGCCGAGCGGACGTCGCGGTCGACGACCGTGCCGGAGGGGTCGACGAGGATCATCGTCGGCAGGGAGATGATCCCGAACTCGTCGGCCAGCCGGCTTTCGAGGCCGCCCTGCTCGACGATCGTCGGCCAGGGGGACGCCTCGGCGAACGCCCGGGCCGACTCGTGGTCGCCGTCGAGGCTGACGCCGATGACCGCCAGTGCGTCCTTCTTGCGGTCGGCCAGCCGGGCCAGCTCGGGCAGCTCCCGCTGGGTCGGCTGCGACGAATTCGCGCCGAAGAGGATGAGCAGGTGCTTGCCCGTCATCGTCGAGGCGTCGACCGTCCGGCCGTCGGGGCCGGTGCCCGAGAGGGCGATCGGCTTGCCGACCGAGTCCAGGCGACGGAGGGCGCCGGCCCCCTTGCGGCCGAAGGAGGTGTCGGGGAACTCCCCGGCGAGCCGGGAGTAGACGGCCTTCGCCTCGTCCTCGGCGCCGTTGAACTCCTTGATGCTGGCGAGCTGGAAGAGGGCCTCGGGCACCTCGGCCGACTTGGGGTAGTCCTCCAGGAACGCCCCCAGCTCCTCGACCCACTGCGTCTGGGCCTCGACGAGGTTGTCGGGGTCCTTGGCGGCCCGGAGGCTGTACTCGGCCGGGATGAGGCGGAAGGCGGCGTAGGAGGCCAGCGGGCCGCCCCCCTTGACGAAGTCGTCGAGCGCCTTCTTGGTGGCCGGGCCGACCTGCGGGTCGCCGGTCTGATAGGCGGCGGCCAGGCTGTTGATCGCCTCCTTCTCGTACTCGACGCGGTCGGCCTCGGGCGCCGCGACGATCACGGCCCGGAGCTTCCGGACCCGCTCGTAGTGGTACGAGGCGATCGCCTTCTGGTCCCCCTCGGCGAAGACGGCGACGGCCTGGGCGTCGAAGTCGGCCAGGGCCCGGAGGGCCTTCTCAAGCTCGGGGCTCACCTGGGAGGCCATCGCGCCGGAGGCGCCGCCTTCCCGGTAGAGCCAGGAGCGGATGCCTTCATAGGCGGCGATCACCTCGGCCTCGGAGGGATCCGGGTTGAACGCCCGGGGCAGCCCGACGAACTTCCAGGCCTCGCCGACGCGGACCAGTTCCGGCACCTGGAGGTAGGCCACCTTGCCCAGATCCCCCATCCCGTCGGGGGAACCGGCGAAGACGACGGCGTTCTCGAACAGCAGCAGGTCGTCCTTCAGGCCGGCGGACGCGTCGGCGGGGATCAGGTGGGGCATGTCGGCGTCGAACCGCAGCCAGGCGGTCGAGTTGGTCCAGCCCCAGCCGCCGAGCTTCTTCGACAGCTCGTCGACGGCGGCCTTGCGGCCGGCGGCCTCTCCCCGGACCTGCTCCACCAGGCCCTTGGGCAGGCCGAGCCCGGCCAGCTCGTCGGCCGAGGCCATCACGGTGCCCAGCAGGGCGTGGTCGCCGAGCACCAGGGCGTCGACCAGCACCTTGCTCGCCTCCTGGGCCGAGAGCCGCCGCCAGGAGGCGATCTTGCCCCCCTCGATCACGGCGATCCGGGTGCCGGCGGTGTTCAGCCATCGGGACTCGTCGATCTTGCGGTCGTCGTCGTAGTCGACGTCCCGGTAGACCTCGAAGCCGTCCTTGTAGTAGCACCACTGGTCGATGTTGCGGTCGCCGCTCACGTCGAGGAAGCGGCGGAGGGTGCGGCCCTGGCCGTCCCGGATGACGACGGCCACCCCCTTCACCCCGGCGCCGGAGCGGCCGGCGGGGAGGACCTCGGAGGTGCAGGAGGAGATCTCGGCCGGGTCGGCCGGGGTGTCGTACTCGACCCCGCGCTGGACCGGGCGGTTCTCCTTCAGGATGTTCGCCACGTCGAGTTGCTGGGCCCTCGCCTCGCGGCCCGATCCCGGGCCGAGCAGAGCGACGGCGGCGGCGGCGAGGGCGGTCGCGGCGAGGGCCGCGGGCCGGGAACGGACGGCAGGCATCGGCATCTCCATCATCCTCTGGCCCCGTTCGAGCGGCGATCCGATCCGCTCGGCTTCCACTTCCACTGATCCGGTCGATCGCTCGTCCGAACGATCCCCCGACGCCGGCCCCGCCGGGGCGCCTCCCTCGGGGCCGTTCCGTTCTCCGGGCCCCGGCGTCCCCCCGATCGCCCCCGGCCTCGATCGGCCTCCGGCGACGGGATGACCGGCATCTCCATCCTCTCGTTCGTTCGGCACCCCGGGGCGTCCGGGTCAAGCCGCCCGCCCCCCGACTCCGGTCGGTCGTGCCGGTCGTGCGGGATGCCCGCCCTGTCCCGGCGTCCCCGGGCGATCCGGTCGCCCTCCGCCTCGGGGTCCTCCCCTGAGCAATCGCCGTTCCCGGGCGTCCCGCGGTCGGGGCCGGGGAGCCGCCCCGATCCGCACAAGTCCAGGCGGTCAAACGAGATTCGGTCGGGGTCGGGAGGACGATTCTCGGGGCGAGGCCCGGCCCCCGGCGAGGCCGGGGTTGCTGGCCCGCCGAGGCGCGATGTAAATCCGACAGGTCGAGCCCGCTCGCCGCCCCCGACGTGCCTCCCGCCCTACGAGATCGGCCGGGGCGTCGGCAAGGGGGGGTGGCGGGCGAGGAGGTCGTCGGCCGAGAGCGGGTCGACGGGCCGGAACAGCCGGGCGGCGATCCGGTGGGAGCCCAGGGCGCATTCCTTCTCCAGGACGTAATAGCGGTTGTAGTCCTCGATCCTCCGATTGACCGGCCCCAGGTCCAGCTCCTCGACGAACCGGGCCCAGCGCCGGTTGAACCGCTCGACGCTGGCGGCCAGGTCCCGGGCGACGGCCCGACGCCTCCGGCCCGGGGCGGGCTGGTCGGCCCACCGGGGGGGCTCCTTCGAGCCGCTGAGCGTCCAGAGGTCGGCCACCGGGCCGTCGAAAGCGTCCGACCAGTCGTCCTGCCCGGTCGCCACGGCGGCCCATTGCCGGAGACGGAGGTGGACGAACTCTAGCATCCCCGCCCTCGCGGCCGAGCATCGGCCGTGCAGGCGGGAGAGCGACGACTCCAGGTCCTGCCCCCTCCGGGCGAAGGACGGGGCGTCGAACAGGCCGAGCATCTGCCGGATCTCGGTCTCCACCGAGGCCAGCGAGGCGGCCTCCTCCTCGTCGGGCTCGGCGTCGGGGGCGGTCATGGGGCAGGCTCAATCGGAGGGCGAACGATGGAGGTCCGGGCGTCTGGGACGTGGATCGGGCGCGTGGTCAGGGATCGGAGGGCAGGGGGGTGGGCTCGGGCTCGATCCAGAGGAGGATGCCGTCGGTGGGGCCCGGTGGGGTGCCCGATCGGCCTTGTCCGAGCGGCTGGTTGTAGCGGAGGCGATGGAGGACCAGGGGGACATCGGGGGGTGCCGAGGGGACTTGATCGGCCGGGGACTCGGAGCCGTAGCCCATCGCGTGGGGCTTCTCCAGCTCCAGCCGATGGCGGCCGTCCAGGGTCGCGACGACGCGCTGGAGGGGGGCGCCGTCGACGGTCTCCAGTACGACCACATGCCGCCCCGGCCGGAGGGGGAGCGACGCCCCCTCGGCCGCCAGGCCGGCTTGCGGGATCTCGCGGGTGGCCAGGCAGAGGCGATGGCCGCCCTCCGGCAGGTAGAACTCCCATCGGTTCTCGCCGAGCCAGGTCGTCTCCCGCTTCACCGCGGCGAGTCGCCGCGGGTCCTCCACCACCAATTCCCGGACCAGAGGCCGGTCTCGGGCGATCCGACGCTCCAACGTCGCGATCCGATTGCGGTCGACGGCGTACGAGGTCCAGACGGCGACCGCGGCCACCAGCAGCACCAGCGACCTCACGCCGACTTGCCATCGCGGGCCTCGGGGCCGATCGGCCGGCCGGTCGTCGTCCCCGGTCTCGGCCGGTCTCGGCGCTGGTCGTGATGACACCGCTCGTCCTCCCGAGGAACATCGGAGATCGGTTCAGGGTTTCGCGGGCCTCGGGGTGATCTCCAGGGTGAACAGGTCGGGCAGGACCTGCTGCCAGCCTCCCATCGAGGGGAGGCGTCGGGCCTCCTCGGCCAGGTCCTCCGGCAGGCTCAGGCGTAGGAGCACCGTTGTCTCGCCCTCCTCCGGCACGACCAGCTCCCCCTCGCCCGCCCGGTCGACCCGGATCTCGTCCCAGCGGCCCCGGAGCAGGTCGGCCATCGCCTCGTCGCCGAGGCTCGCGGTGTTGCCGCCCGAACCGACGCTGGAGTAGAACTCCAGGAGCCCCGACTCCCCCTCCCGGAACCGGACCCGGCCGACGTATTCCAGGGGAGAAATGCCACTCCAGCCCGCGCCGAACGACCCGCCGGGGGACCGGAGGCTCACCGAGGAGCCCGAGGCCGGCACGTAGATCCGCCAGGCGAAGTGCATCGGGTCGCCGGTCTCCAGCGCCGTCAGGTGGATCCGGCCCGGGTCGGTCAGGGGGAGCTCGCCGGCCTCCTCGGCGAGGTGGTCGGCCGTCGATTGCAGGTCGGCCCGCTCCCGGTTCGACCGCCAGGCCAGCACCCCGCCGACCGCGATCGCCGCCAGCAGCGTCAGGTCGATCAGCCTTCGCGTCATGGTCGGTTCGTCCTCCCGTGCGACGGTCCAGCCCGCCGACGGTTCATCGGGGCGGCGTGTCGGCGGTCGAGAACGCGTTGAGGCTCCGCTGGTAGTGCCAGGCCTGCCGATCCCGGCCGAGTCCATCGGTGCGGGCATCCCAGGCCCCGGCGGCGGCCTCCAGGGCGTCGCCCGGGGCCTCCTCGCCGGAGGAGGCCGAGGCGACGGCCCGGGCGAGGTCGGCCAGGTACTCCCGGGCCCCGGGGATGCGGAGGCCGACGAGGACCCGGTCGGCCAGGAACGTCTTCGAGACCGCGTCGGACCAGTCTCGACTGCTCAGGCCCGGCAGGTCCCGGGCCTGCGCCGGGCCCTGGCCGATGAGCGGGGTCCGGACGGGGATCGTGGGCACCCTCGGGTCGATCCGGAGTCGGGAGGCGGTCTCGGGCTCGATCAGGTACCGGGCGAAGTCGCCGGCCGCCCCGGGGGCCGCCGACGAGGCCGAGACGCCCACCAGCCAGCCGCCCCCGCCGGGCAGGTAGCCGGGGCGGTTGGGCGGGTCGGCCTCGTCGTAGGCGTTGCGGAGCGTCTCGAACATCTTCGGGGAGCCCGGCAGCCGGGCCACGCCCAGCTCGGCCTCGTCGTCGGGCTCCAGCCAGGTCGAGGCGCGGTCGGCCCGGTCGATCAGGAGCGCCGCCTCGCCCG carries:
- a CDS encoding ABC transporter permease; this encodes MPRSSLWQLYVARLREFYRQPARIFWVYGFPIVLAVVLGLAFNSGGEPETVVVDVVDSGEARTIFGLLGAAAAPEGGRVGVVMNLIGPEEASLRLQRGQTPLVVESTGPDAVEYRYDPTRPEALAARAAFDDAYQRALGRVDVAETTESIVDDPGSRYIDFLIPGLIGVNAMGGGLWGVGFLLVNFRIGKLLKRFQATPMPRRNFLLAVLGARLTFLIPDLLILLSLGVFGFGMPVRGNLGLVVLMDVVGALAFAGIGLLIASRAQTTETVSGLMNLVMIPMWLFSGVFFSYERFPDAMLPFIKLLPLTQLVDGLRRVVLEGAGILEVGPNLIVLGAWAVASFLVALRIFRWS
- a CDS encoding aminotransferase class IV, translating into MPIEPLACLNGDRMPASEAKVPIWDRGFLFGDAVYEVMRLYSGRMWLEAEHLARLRRSLGEMQISGVDLDALVVRIRETIAASGVREGTVYIQISRGVAPRRHRFPEPGTPPTELIVVGPYDDAATAELRKAGVPLVSRPDLRWRRCDVKSVNLLGNVLANEEAHRLGCMEAVLVDRHGMVTEATHSSLLWARGGRLEGTPEGPGILPGTSRGFLLTLAEALGLPFAEAEISLDDLKRADEVMLSGTTLEIVPVTQIDEAPIGDGTPGPVARRLVEGFAEAVSRFREGREPAPAGFPAGSATLGRA
- a CDS encoding SMP-30/gluconolactonase/LRE family protein, yielding MAWTFAAVVLLPIVGNGEEIPVDLEDWIATAPPEIDSERGVAAEQDIEHEWVVLLRDGRPRVALRNQAIEVFGGLPFRIEPGSSRDGLAGRRFRVEVADGWVVAFNGGEFGAGLWWFSADGTDRYRIAEAWVEGFIRTAPGLFALEGLAHGDVNRGRLLRIAREPGSRWSAEEIVDLGQLPQAATLDTDGTLLVVTFDRLLRVDPSRAEIEILLDQAFWHWLDPNSIVVAPSGTICLGMRHGVARVEMTAEGRRVRWLLPNRTFDEMKPIVGFKEE
- a CDS encoding ABC transporter ATP-binding protein, yielding MTDLAPGSHAILVRGLRKVYPGRTGPVTAVDGLDLEVFPGECFGLLGPNGAGKTTTVEILEGLNEPTEGEVEVLGRRWEAEADDIRERIGVTLQETRFPEKMTVRELLRLFRSFYRSGPDPDSLLPLVSLESKADTYVETLSGGQQRRLAVALALVGDPELLFFDEPTTGLDPQARRQLWDVVRGLREKGRSIVLTTHYMDEAERLCDRIAIVDHGKVIALGAPDELISRLGGEHIVEFSLGGDGPPADPASFDGLPTVASSRLEGEGYALSVVEPHAAIPALLALLEQQARPLLRLTTRRVSLEDVFVDLTGRHLRDDGPEAANGGEAPANGRGRRRRSRAG
- a CDS encoding DUF6798 domain-containing protein; translated protein: MPDGSPRPAPARISYALLFGLSLTLQGYRSLDGDQAYRLPILLNRQDPAVFADDPFVRAFDAFNPHRGYLALLDAPSRLIGLPASLFLLYAATFAVTCVGLRALARAAWPGSGEWAGILTVALVLLADAGNVGTNHLFEPMLLDRLIGFGLGWVALSGFVRGRGGIGGAALIGLAGLVHPSVGIQLGMLLGAGWVACLIRPGTLGVGRRSAWLGIGALGLALLPTVLIQAPQKSALFDGLDPETFRLLSFHVQGPQHMLPGLWRGMQWLAWFGYPALAGLTLLANGRPISIERLRLSALLGLLLLGLSTSWVAVEVLEDPRVTVFQPFRMATIARGLCLVLVAERVRSHWRAGGLPGTLRGCLLVAGLGSDGSMVVAVLAELACSLGDRLALKLRGLRSDARLDAPSSAPSPGLRPPSPPKTGARVGFGPPLPARGERDGVRGLGSDAGPGAIAGLVVLVVGLAYLARHDPESGQWPLLGGIVLAVALWGIRRRWAAPRWTIGRALRLAAVSYTVPALALLAALLPPEGTPAYRAAREALISRCRFGESPTDDVERLALWARAHTPESARFVGPPGPKTFRLWSRREVAFNRAAGPYDATGLADWASRFADHVAFDGPTEAFALAYLSDRHALERRYQQMSDADRAALARRQGADHVLAAAPDGPPDPASPLELLRVDGRYAIYRLRDEARPGPIPALARRGRMPPQDRVAVD